The Candidatus Hydrogenedentota bacterium nucleotide sequence CGAAAAGGTCCAGCCCAATCTTGTCCAGCCGACGTTCCTCTACGATTACCCCATAGAGATTTCGCCTCTGGCCAAGAAGAAGCGCGGCAACCCCGCCCTCACCGAGCGGTTCCAGCCCTTCATCGCCTGCCTCGAGGTCGGCAACGCCTTCTCCGAGTTGAACGACCCCATAGACCAGCGCGAGCGCTTCGAGGCCCAGGCCGCCCTCCGCGACGCCGGCGACGACGAGGCCCAGTTCCTCGACGAGGACTTCATCACCGCCCTGGAGGTCGGCATGCCCCCCACCGCCGGACTCGGCATCGGCATGGACCGGCTGGCCATGCTGGTGACCAACTCCGCGTCCATCCGCGAGGTCATCTTCTTCCCGCAGTTGAGGACGCTGGCGTAGGGCGTGTGGTGGACATGGTGGATCGGGTGGACGGCTGAAACGGGTCGCCCGTTCAGTCTATCCCGTCCACCTCGTCCACTCCGTCCACCCCGTCCACCTCGTCCACTTCGTCCACTCCGTCCTCTCCCCCGAGATTGGCCAGCAGCGGCAGGAACTTGTGGTTGGCCTTGGGGAAGGCCAGGGTGTGGAACTCCTCCGGCGCGACCCAGCGCAGTTCGGTGTGGGCATGGGGCCGGGGCTCGCCTTCCACCAGCGTGCAGCGGTAGACGGACAGCACGATCTTGAAGTGGGTGTAGGCATGGCGGACGGAGGCGACCAGTCCGCCGATCTCCACCCCGACGCCCAGTTCCTCGCGGCATTCGCGGGCGAGTGCCTGGCGGTGGCTTTCGCCCGGGCAGACCTTGCCGCCGGGGAATTCCCACAGCCCGCCGAGCAGCCCCTCCGGAGGGCGGCGTCCGACAAGGTAGCGCCCGTCGCGGAGTATCGCGGCGGCGACTATCTCCTGGACAGGCACGGCCTTCTTCGGCTTGCGCACGGGCAGCCCGGCCTCGATGCCCGCCTCGCGCGCGCGGCACAGGTCCGCAACGGGGCATCCGTCGCAGAGGGGCCGCCGGGGCACGCAAATCCGCGCGCCGAGTTCCATCATGGCCTGGTTGAAGTCGCCGGGGTCGCGGCCGGGCACAAGCTGCCCGGCGATGCGCCACAGGTCCCGCTCGACGGCGGGCTCGTCTATGCAGTCGGCGATGTGGAAGAGGCGCGAGAGGACACGCTTCACGTTGCCGTCCAGAACGGCGACACGCTCGCCGAAGGCGATGCTGGCGACGGCGGCGGCGGTGTAGCGGCCCACACCGGGCAGGAGCTGGAGGGTGGCGGCCTCCTCGGGGAAACGGCCGCCGTGCTGGTCGCGCAGGATGCGCGCGGTCTGGTGGAGGTTTCGCGCGCGGGTGTAGTAGCCGAGCCCTTCCCACTGCTTGAGGACGGCCTCCTCGGTGGCGCCCGCCAGGTCTTCCAGTGTGGGGAAGGCGCTCAGGAACCGCTCATAGTAGGGCATGCCCTGGTCCACGCGGGTCTGCTGGAGCATGATTTCAGAGAGCCAGACGCGGTAGGGGTCGCGGGTGCGCCGCCAAGGCAGGTCGCGGGCCTCGGCGCGGAACCACGCCAGGAGAGCGGCGCGCAGGGTGTCAATCTCTTTCACAGGCCCGCAACACTTTCGCCGATAGGCGTGAACGCCTTTTCTTGCTCTTGCTCTTTATCTTGCTCTTGCTCCAAATCCCCAAACGGGTCTCCCACACTCGGCCACCTCTTCTTTGGCTGCCGGCGTGTGCTTAGTTGTCTTGGACAGCATCTTCACCACAGGAAAGAGCCGAACTTTACCGGCAAACAAGAGTAGAGCAAGAGCAAGAGCAAGAGCAAGAAAAAGAACGAATGTCCCTGCGTCAATCGGCCAATCTCCCTCACAGGGGCGCGATTTCCGGGGGAAGGGTCTCACCCAGGGGCTTCAGGGGGCATTCAGCGTAGAGCGCCTTGAGCCGGGCGGCGTGTTCCGGGCCGAGTGCGGCGTAGGCCGCCAGCGCCGTGCGCACATCACGCTGTTCGACCTCGGGGTAGTTTAGGCGGTTGGCGGGCGTGCCGTCCGCCAGCAGGGGCGGATTCGAGAGCTCCCCGGCATATCTTTCCATCAGGCGCAGGAGTTTGGGCGCGTTCATCACGGACGGCGCGGGCACGCGTTCCCGGTAATGCTCGACGAACGACTCGGGGCCGTGGCTCCAGTTCCAGGAGGTGTGCCCCGCGAAGGGGAGCGGCCCGCCCTCGTCCATGTAGAAGAGGGACCACTGGTGGTCGGGGCTCCAGGCCCGGTCTATCTTTTTCTGCTTCACTTTGGGCATTTTCTTGGGGTCGAGGACCATCTCGCGGGTGTAGACGAAGGCGTCCTCCGGCAACGGCTCGACATGGATGAAGGTCTGCTCCGGCGGCAGAACCTCCTCGAAGACCACCCGTGCCCGGTCGTTCGGGGTCAGGGGGTCAAAATCGCGTTTGTACTCCGCGGGGAAGAGACTTGGGTCCAGGGGCCGGAGGTGTTTCCGGGTCATCTGCTCCATGGGCACGAGCATGTCGCCCGTGGCGGCGGTCAGTAGCACGGGGTTGGCGATGCGGTCCACCTCGGCCACCGGGCTCAGCCAGTACCAGGAGTCGGACGAAAAGTCGCGGGGGAAATAGCCGTAGGACCAGTCCAGCAGCATGGTGACCATGCCCACCACGGGGATCGCCGACTCCGCGACATGGTCCGGATGCCCGGAGATGGCGCGGTTGGCCTCGAAGTAGTTCAGGTTGTAGCACCAGTTCACCACGGGCGCGTCCGCCGTGGTGGAGGAGACGGGGAACATGTCGGCGCTCATGGCCAGCGCCATGTAGCCGCCCTGGCTGCCGCCGTCCAGGTGCATGCGTGCGGGGTCCGTGAAGGGGCAGCGGCGCGCCCACTGAATGATCGCGCGGGCCAGGTTGTTGCCGTTGCCCAAGGACACGTCTATGGGCGACTCGCCGTCCGCGCCGGTGTAGACGGCGGTGAAGACGGCCCAGCCCCTGCCCGCCCAGCGCTTGGCGCCGTCCACGTCCTTCTCATAGTGGACATGGCAGAACGGCGGGGTCAGCAGCCCCGGCTTGAGCCGGTTTTTGTGGATGACCAGCCGCGCCAGCCCCGTTTTCTCGTCGCCGCGCACCCCCCGGTAGGGCACGCGCACGGTCACAATGCCGTAGGCGCCCTCCTCCTTCTCGGAGACCACCGTGACCGCGCCGTCAAACCCGGTTTCATTGGGGACCACGCCCTCGATGAACCCCCCGCAGGCGGGCAGGGAGAAAAGAACGGTCAGGCAGAGCGCCAGACACAAAAGGCGCGGATGGAGGTGTTTCATGGCGGCGGTCCTTAACAGTTTCGCAACACGTTACCCGATTGGCGTGAGCATCTTTTCTTGCTCTTGCTCTTGCTCTTTATCTTGCTCCAAATTCCTGAACGAAT carries:
- the mutY gene encoding A/G-specific adenine glycosylase, which produces MKEIDTLRAALLAWFRAEARDLPWRRTRDPYRVWLSEIMLQQTRVDQGMPYYERFLSAFPTLEDLAGATEEAVLKQWEGLGYYTRARNLHQTARILRDQHGGRFPEEAATLQLLPGVGRYTAAAVASIAFGERVAVLDGNVKRVLSRLFHIADCIDEPAVERDLWRIAGQLVPGRDPGDFNQAMMELGARICVPRRPLCDGCPVADLCRAREAGIEAGLPVRKPKKAVPVQEIVAAAILRDGRYLVGRRPPEGLLGGLWEFPGGKVCPGESHRQALARECREELGVGVEIGGLVASVRHAYTHFKIVLSVYRCTLVEGEPRPHAHTELRWVAPEEFHTLAFPKANHKFLPLLANLGGEDGVDEVDEVDGVDGVDEVDGID